One stretch of Legionella birminghamensis DNA includes these proteins:
- a CDS encoding ankyrin repeat domain-containing protein, which produces MPQAIHPFLAAAREGDILRVRDYLRQNIDVNMTYHGANALHLATQFNHAELVKELLESGMDVDALDGFKQTALWKACQEGYAKLVDIFLKHGANPNLICRRMPPLAIATENNHIDCVNLLLNGGADINLANEKAGRTPVYIAIQCGYRQLTDRFLEDNRTDWSHTDMYGLTPLMTAASKGDEITVRQLLNKSIDFTSVDALGRNAAEHAERMDIEELFQKKGIVPVDKPGPLTLRRKLQHFLKYLEENHPNLYSTTQFDFFNKHSKQGFCFGYAALCAILIRHKKTYLLQKALHIIANTNHSDFVSCHPGSLLFETYRTCLDSIMSLHMHSPTNFLNPRKHLNAHAFLGKDCEDFEEKAVVGFVFKTTELPRLLELAFDIHSTFLLFNRTHVITLDKNEANAYQAYATDCDETAQFSSLEELSRFIAIIFSANKNQIMGLYLMIIESESCNKTFNFSPINEYILSLLEQRKNQHELYIRDAVGTASLATAIMTSNEKLTSEIFRLYIEETNLSVAEMFERSQTFPQALALLALKKRAYLMKILLALGANPNKTDTHEQPPLVIAADNGDQDSVSLLLSHGASPNQTDSNGSTPLYLAARGNHFEVVEELVRYGALIDTPIADGCTPLIVACAFGHTAIVEFLLKKNASPFPRGYSDNALDMAIIYGHLEVVKLLYKYGVSLKISKKFYDAETCAYVMEKTDIQNYIKRKLQKNQGVYPKAGLFHSAPAPTSVEELEMLDTHQAVI; this is translated from the coding sequence ATGCCCCAAGCAATCCATCCATTCCTCGCTGCAGCCCGCGAAGGCGATATCCTTAGAGTTCGTGACTACCTAAGACAGAATATAGATGTAAATATGACTTACCATGGCGCCAATGCCCTGCACCTGGCAACACAATTTAATCATGCCGAGCTGGTTAAAGAGTTGCTTGAATCAGGTATGGATGTCGACGCATTGGATGGCTTTAAACAAACGGCCTTATGGAAAGCTTGCCAAGAGGGATATGCCAAACTTGTTGATATTTTTCTAAAACATGGCGCCAACCCCAATCTTATATGCCGCCGCATGCCGCCACTGGCTATTGCCACAGAAAATAATCATATTGATTGTGTTAATTTATTATTAAATGGCGGGGCTGATATTAATCTGGCTAACGAAAAGGCTGGGCGCACGCCAGTTTATATAGCAATCCAGTGTGGGTATCGCCAACTGACTGATCGTTTTCTTGAAGACAATCGCACTGATTGGTCTCATACCGACATGTATGGGCTCACACCATTAATGACTGCAGCAAGCAAAGGCGATGAAATTACCGTCAGGCAATTACTGAATAAATCGATTGATTTTACAAGCGTTGATGCACTTGGTCGCAATGCAGCTGAGCACGCTGAGCGGATGGACATTGAGGAGTTGTTTCAAAAAAAAGGGATTGTCCCTGTTGATAAACCGGGACCCTTGACTTTAAGGAGAAAGCTGCAGCACTTTCTAAAATATCTTGAGGAAAATCATCCAAATTTATATAGCACAACCCAATTTGATTTTTTTAACAAACATTCTAAACAAGGCTTTTGTTTCGGATATGCTGCTCTTTGTGCGATTCTTATCAGGCATAAAAAAACGTATCTTTTACAAAAGGCTTTGCATATAATTGCAAATACTAATCATTCTGATTTCGTATCCTGCCATCCTGGCTCTCTCCTCTTCGAGACTTATCGAACATGTTTAGACAGTATTATGTCTCTTCACATGCACAGCCCGACAAATTTTTTAAATCCAAGGAAACATTTGAATGCTCACGCATTTTTAGGAAAGGACTGTGAGGATTTTGAAGAAAAAGCAGTAGTAGGTTTTGTATTTAAAACCACGGAACTTCCAAGGCTATTAGAATTAGCCTTTGATATCCACTCAACATTTCTTTTATTTAATAGAACGCATGTCATTACTCTGGACAAAAATGAAGCAAATGCTTATCAAGCTTATGCTACAGACTGTGACGAAACAGCTCAATTTAGTAGCCTGGAAGAATTATCCCGGTTTATTGCCATTATTTTTTCCGCCAATAAAAATCAGATTATGGGACTCTATTTAATGATTATTGAATCAGAATCCTGTAATAAAACATTTAACTTCTCCCCAATTAATGAATATATTTTATCATTACTGGAGCAACGTAAAAATCAGCATGAGTTATATATCAGAGATGCGGTGGGAACAGCCTCCTTAGCAACCGCAATCATGACAAGTAATGAAAAACTAACCTCTGAAATATTCAGGCTTTATATCGAAGAAACAAATCTTTCCGTGGCTGAAATGTTTGAGCGAAGCCAAACATTCCCACAGGCATTGGCGTTGTTAGCATTAAAAAAACGGGCTTACTTAATGAAAATCCTGCTTGCTTTAGGAGCCAATCCTAATAAAACGGATACACATGAACAACCCCCTTTGGTAATTGCCGCAGATAACGGTGATCAGGATAGCGTTAGTTTGTTACTAAGCCATGGCGCATCCCCTAATCAAACAGACTCAAATGGCTCAACCCCCTTGTACCTGGCTGCACGGGGTAATCATTTTGAGGTTGTCGAGGAATTAGTAAGGTATGGAGCCTTAATTGACACCCCCATTGCGGATGGATGTACCCCACTCATTGTTGCCTGCGCATTCGGACATACCGCGATTGTCGAATTTCTGTTAAAGAAAAATGCTAGCCCATTTCCGAGGGGCTACTCAGATAATGCATTGGATATGGCGATTATTTATGGGCATTTAGAAGTTGTAAAACTGCTATACAAGTACGGTGTCTCACTTAAAATAAGCAAGAAATTTTATGATGCTGAAACCTGCGCTTATGTCATGGAAAAGACGGATATTCAGAATTACATAAAGAGAAAGCTGCAAAAAAATCAGGGAGTATACCCCAAAGCTGGTCTTTTTCACTCTGCCCCTGCCCCGACAAGCGTTGAAGAGTTAGAAATGCTTGATACTCATCAGGCAGTGATTTAA
- a CDS encoding ABC-F family ATP-binding cassette domain-containing protein, whose protein sequence is MLDVRSLSMVFGKKSLFQEVDLVLLPSQRYGVVGANGTGKSTFLKILAGEESASHGSVERAKSLNLGILKQDHFRYEDDRLVDVVIQGNAVLWEALTEKNKLYAKEDFTEEDGYRLGELEEIVMHHNGYDAEPSAKNLLSGLGIAEKYHDKPLSALSGGYKLRVLLAQVLYQQPDIMLLDEPTNHLDITSIAWLQQFLKTFPGLLVFISHDRSFLNEVSTNILDIDYDTILNYPGNYDQFVATKEERLLLKQSELKNQEKKINAMQTFVDRFGAKASKATQAASRQKMIDRIQLVEIKESNIQKPYFNFQQRKASGKSIINVENIHKSFAEKRVLNKINFALYRGDKCAIIGPNGIGKSTLLKILLNEFSADNGRFEWSETVSIGYFSQDYHSLLDPEQTILQWMEDNVVASSQEIRNILGQVLFRGTDVDKKIAMLSGGESARLVMAKIILEKPNVLILDEPTNHLDLESIDALIEALRAYPGTVLFVSHNRHFIDNISTRVLVLTEQHGAKNYLGNYQEYLEQFGQDYLVTA, encoded by the coding sequence ATGTTAGATGTTCGAAGTTTAAGCATGGTTTTTGGCAAAAAATCATTATTCCAGGAAGTGGATTTGGTCCTGTTACCCTCGCAACGCTATGGGGTGGTGGGAGCCAATGGCACTGGTAAATCCACTTTTTTGAAAATTCTTGCCGGGGAGGAGTCCGCTTCTCATGGTTCCGTAGAGAGGGCAAAGAGCTTAAACCTTGGCATATTAAAGCAGGATCATTTTCGCTACGAAGACGACAGGCTTGTCGATGTAGTGATTCAGGGAAATGCAGTTTTATGGGAAGCCCTTACTGAAAAAAATAAATTGTATGCCAAAGAGGACTTCACTGAAGAGGATGGGTATCGTCTTGGCGAACTGGAAGAGATTGTTATGCATCATAACGGCTATGATGCCGAGCCTTCCGCAAAAAATCTGTTATCCGGCCTCGGCATTGCAGAGAAATATCACGACAAGCCACTAAGCGCTTTGTCTGGAGGTTACAAGCTAAGAGTTTTACTGGCACAGGTTCTATACCAGCAACCTGATATTATGCTATTGGATGAGCCGACCAATCACCTGGATATTACTTCCATTGCCTGGTTACAGCAGTTTCTAAAAACCTTTCCCGGGCTGCTGGTTTTTATTTCCCATGACCGCAGTTTCCTGAATGAAGTATCAACCAATATTCTCGATATTGATTACGACACTATATTGAATTATCCGGGAAATTATGATCAGTTTGTTGCGACCAAGGAAGAGCGATTGTTATTGAAGCAAAGCGAACTGAAAAATCAGGAAAAGAAGATTAACGCGATGCAAACCTTTGTGGATCGTTTCGGCGCTAAAGCGAGTAAAGCCACACAGGCTGCCTCCCGGCAAAAAATGATTGATCGAATTCAATTGGTGGAAATAAAAGAGTCAAATATTCAGAAGCCTTATTTTAATTTCCAGCAGCGCAAAGCCTCAGGTAAATCGATTATTAATGTAGAAAACATCCATAAATCATTTGCTGAGAAAAGGGTATTAAATAAAATTAATTTTGCCTTATATCGCGGCGACAAATGCGCCATTATCGGACCTAACGGGATTGGAAAATCGACTCTTTTAAAAATTCTCTTAAATGAATTTTCGGCAGATAATGGGCGCTTTGAGTGGAGTGAAACCGTATCAATAGGTTATTTCTCACAGGACTACCACAGCTTACTAGATCCCGAACAAACCATATTACAATGGATGGAAGACAATGTGGTTGCCTCTTCCCAGGAAATACGCAATATCCTGGGTCAGGTTTTATTTCGTGGTACAGATGTTGATAAAAAAATTGCGATGTTAAGCGGGGGCGAATCCGCAAGGCTGGTCATGGCAAAAATCATTCTTGAAAAGCCGAATGTCCTTATCCTTGATGAACCAACAAACCACCTTGATCTGGAGTCTATTGACGCCCTGATTGAAGCCTTGAGGGCTTATCCCGGCACCGTTTTATTTGTCAGCCATAACCGCCATTTTATTGATAATATTTCTACCCGGGTTCTCGTTCTGACTGAGCAGCATGGGGCTAAAAACTATTTAGGGAACTACCAGGAATACCTGGAGCAGTTTGGCCAGGATTATTTGGTTACAGCCTAA
- the dbpA gene encoding ATP-dependent RNA helicase DbpA, giving the protein MDTSSEKAFPDYSGELSFSSLALRKELLNNLLSLNYHQMTAIQAQSLPLLLNRTDVIAQAQTGSGKTVAFGLALLHHLKTDRPQMQSLVLCPTRELAEQVCQVLRRLARLLPNIKILNLSGGTPIRAQYDSLRHGAHIIIGTPGRVQKHLEQKSLSLSHIDTVILDEADRMLDMGFVDSLRQILGFCPSRRQTLLFSATFTPEIKQLAKEFMRHPQEVKAEEPACAQEIEQRFFEVENQSDKYPILKKILMHYQPASTLIFCNTKEKTQELASLLKQDGFSAGVLNGDLEQVERDQAIIQFANHSRCILVATDVAARGLDIKELPAVINFDLAFEPEVHVHRIGRTGRAGSKGLALSITTPKDAERLCAIEELINEPLVWGTVNELSAIPSSSLSPSMITLGLMAGRKDKIRPGDILGALTKDAGLKAEAIGKIDILSAHSYVAIERSQIGKAYAQFQNGKIKGKKVGVKRLS; this is encoded by the coding sequence ATGGATACTAGTTCAGAAAAAGCATTTCCTGACTATAGTGGGGAATTATCTTTTTCTTCCCTGGCTCTGCGAAAAGAGTTATTGAATAATCTTCTCTCGCTAAATTATCACCAGATGACAGCCATTCAGGCACAAAGTTTACCCTTATTGCTGAACAGGACTGATGTTATCGCTCAGGCACAGACAGGCAGCGGTAAAACAGTCGCTTTTGGTTTAGCACTGCTTCATCATTTGAAAACAGACCGGCCTCAAATGCAGTCACTGGTACTTTGCCCCACACGGGAACTTGCTGAGCAAGTCTGCCAGGTTTTGCGCCGTCTCGCCCGGCTTTTACCGAATATAAAAATTTTAAACCTTTCCGGGGGAACTCCAATCAGGGCGCAGTATGATTCCCTGCGACATGGCGCGCACATTATTATTGGTACGCCGGGACGGGTTCAGAAGCATTTAGAGCAAAAGAGTTTGAGTTTGTCTCATATTGACACGGTCATTTTAGATGAAGCAGACAGAATGCTGGACATGGGATTTGTTGACTCATTACGGCAAATACTTGGTTTTTGTCCCTCCAGGAGGCAGACCTTGTTATTTTCCGCGACTTTTACGCCAGAGATTAAACAATTGGCAAAAGAGTTTATGCGTCATCCTCAGGAAGTAAAAGCAGAAGAGCCAGCATGCGCACAAGAGATTGAGCAACGATTTTTTGAAGTAGAGAATCAATCTGATAAATACCCCATATTGAAAAAAATATTAATGCATTATCAGCCAGCTTCCACTTTAATTTTTTGTAATACTAAAGAAAAAACCCAGGAGCTAGCGAGTCTGCTCAAGCAGGATGGCTTTAGCGCCGGCGTTCTCAATGGGGATCTGGAACAGGTAGAGCGGGATCAGGCTATTATTCAGTTTGCCAATCACAGCCGTTGTATTTTGGTAGCAACAGATGTTGCTGCGCGAGGTTTGGATATAAAGGAGCTTCCGGCAGTTATTAATTTTGATCTGGCTTTCGAACCGGAAGTACATGTCCATCGTATAGGACGTACCGGCCGCGCTGGCAGCAAAGGCCTGGCCTTGAGTATAACCACTCCCAAGGATGCGGAGCGCTTATGTGCAATTGAAGAGCTGATAAATGAACCTCTGGTCTGGGGAACAGTGAATGAGTTAAGCGCCATCCCTTCTTCAAGTCTATCGCCATCCATGATCACCCTCGGTCTCATGGCTGGAAGAAAGGATAAGATCCGACCCGGTGATATACTGGGTGCCTTAACAAAAGATGCAGGGCTAAAAGCAGAGGCAATTGGAAAGATTGATATTTTAAGCGCACATTCCTATGTGGCTATTGAGCGAAGTCAAATAGGGAAAGCCTATGCCCAATTCCAGAATGGAAAGATAAAAGGGAAAAAAGTGGGCGTCAAACGTCTGTCATAA
- a CDS encoding cold-shock protein, whose product MSQTGTVQRFNRIKGYGFIISDENQQEVFVHFSEVQGSGYKELTSGQRVSYTLKTGEKGDYATQVQVID is encoded by the coding sequence ATGAGTCAAACAGGTACAGTGCAGCGCTTCAACAGAATTAAAGGTTATGGTTTTATCATTTCCGATGAAAATCAGCAGGAAGTGTTTGTCCATTTTTCTGAAGTCCAGGGATCAGGATACAAGGAGTTGACTTCTGGTCAGCGCGTTTCCTATACCTTAAAGACCGGTGAAAAAGGCGACTATGCGACGCAAGTCCAGGTAATTGATTAA